Genomic window (Ananas comosus cultivar F153 linkage group 1, ASM154086v1, whole genome shotgun sequence):
ataaattaattattgcaagaattgaatgaagtatattaattaaatctgtaataATAAacaatgtatttaaattttaaaattaaaatattgtttgcttactttaaatcaaataaattaaaagtttatatagtaaatttaaaaatttgaaaggttggatagttaaGTCAAAATGATATAGTAAaatctcaatatttttttttaataaaatgcttataaattttaacctttgaaaaaacacatttatttatttatttattatttgtttgttaCATAAGATTAGTGATGcatttgtataaattatattatattactaaGGATTCCATTAATACTTTCCTTGGGGAAAAGTAACCCACAAAacagggtaaaaaaaaaaaaaacaaagaacgaTGTGGCGGAGATCCGCCTCTTTCGTCGTCGACAAAAGGTACTACCAACACGACGAGCTCCCCCTCGCCATGgacccccaaaaccctaaccctaaccctaaccctaatgcCAACCCCCTCTCCGCCTACTACCTGACCCGCGCCGAGCACCACGCCGTCGTCACCAGCGACTGGCTCGCGCAGGCCCAGGCGGCCGTCGGCCGCCacccctcgccgccgccgccgccggagacgatcgccggcggaggcggcgggaaGGAGAGGGGGTTCGGCGTGATCGACGAGTTCAACTACTGGAGGAAGAAGCCCGACCTCGCCGAGGCCGTGGCCGCGATCATGGCCCTCGCCGCGGTGATCCGCTCCAGCGAGGCCACCACCATGATGGAGCTCGAGATCGAGCTCAAAACGGCCTCCGACACCCTAAAGGTATCGCCTTTAAACCTTATCTACTATCTCGAGCTTAATAAGTTCCTGCTGTGTTGTTAGTAATGCCTCAAAATTAGATCTAAATGATGGTTTCCTTTTGAGTATTACAATTAGAAACCCTAGAGTATCGCCGAAGTTGCTGAATTGGCGCATATAGCGAAAAATGTCGGTTTCACTGGAGAAGTCCTTAGCTTGGGAACAAAAATTTGTGTTTTGATCTCAATTTTTCGGCAATTATTTTCCTCCTTATTGTTTTTTCCTTCCAATTTTTCTCCGCCAATTTTTAATACTTGGAGATGCCTCTATATTCACATTCTGTTAGTTGATTTATgcttaaaatagaaaatcttcaCAAACTGTTCTTCATTCCAAAAAAACAGCTTTGAGTGATATAGTATTAGTTGATGATTTCCAGTATTAGATTAATGCAAGCTTTTCGAAAATGTTTGGCAAGTCAAAATGttttctttcttaaaatttCGATGGAATTCACTTTATTAGAGTCTATTGTAACATTAGGAGTTATGCTACTTTGTCTTTTATTTCTCATGACCTTATTTACTGTTTACATAACGGACATTTTACGTCCGCATTGCAGTCGTGGGATACGACCTCTATATCCTTGTCGGCCGGTTGCGATCTTTTTATGCGATATGTCACCAGAACGTCTGCTTTGGAATATGAGGACTTCGATGCTGCGAAACGTCGTTTAATTGAGCGAGGAGAAAAGTTTGGAGAGATTTCTCTAAAggtttaaaatatttcatgGATTACCTCTTCCTTTACCGATTTGCACTCCGGAAACTAAATACATGTGAATTCCGTTTCACCAGGCGCGGAGAACTATTGCCATGCTTTGCCAGGATTTCATATTTGATGGCTGTACGATTCTAGTCCATGGTTTTTCGAGAGTAGTCTTAGAAGTTCTGAAGCTTGCGGCATCTAATAGGAAACTCTTTCGAGTTCTCTGCACAGGTCATTCCACACAATAGtttgcttcttttattttttttgtggctGTGAAAACGGATAACACTACCTGAACCGTAGTCCATTTTAAGATGGGTACCTGGACTCTAAACAGTTTTGATTTTAATACCTAAACTTTCATTCTTTCGATTTCAGCACGTCACCGTCAGATACTATCGGTTTCCGTAATATGAGTTTTCGACTATTACTTCcggtgaaaaatattttgaagactacatacataatattctgtaaaaaaaggtctaaaaaattGTTGATTCCTGATGGCGAGGTAGTGAAATCTAAGGAGATTAGTACTGAAATTATAGCTTGTGGAGTTCAGGTactcatttaaaaaatatatacacgATACGTCAGGTAGTGCCAGTATGTTCTAACCTTTTCTTCCTTAAGTTTTCTAAGCTTTGATCTCTATGTGATATTAATACCTTAATATTCAAAAATGCAGAGGGAAGGCCAGATAGAACAGGGTTACGATTCTCAAATGAACTTTCGGCACTAGGAGTCCCTGTTAAGCTTCTGATTGATTCTGCTGTGGCTTATGCTATGGATGAGGTTGACATGGTCTTTGTTGGTGCCGATGGGATTGTTGAGAGCGGAGGCATCATAAATATGATGGGGACATATCAGATTGCTTTAGTGGCTCATAGCATGAATAAGCCTGTCTATGTAGCTGCCGAAAGTTATAAGGTACTGCTTTCAGATCATATCGACCTTTATCATTTTCTTCGGGGTAAAATGAATAGAATGTCCCTGTGATCTCCTGATATTGAACTTGGTTCTTGACTTCTAACTTAAACATTCTCATCCCTAAAATATCCTATATATTGAGATGCACCTGGTGCCCTTTTGCATCCAAAATACTTGATATTCATCAATTTTAGTGCTCAGCAAGCACATAACACTTTTCCATAATGTGACCATTTTATAAACTAGGGAAGTCATTACAGTATATAGGGTTAAGGGCCACTTTCAGAAAAAGAGTCACTTGCTGAGCACGTGACTCATTGGACATCGGGTGCTTCAGACGGTTAGGAATTTAATTGCAATATATAAGagtaaactacagggtacttcTGACAGCTAAGTCGCAATATTTTTTCAGGCTTTTCTTTGCAGATCTGTATATAAACGTATAGGTACTTGCATTTGTTGCTCtaagcttttcttttcttttggctaGTTTATCTTCACCCTCGAGAACTCAAACATAGTCCTTTATGTCGTTACCAATCTCTTCGAGATGACTTTTTCAAATGCCATCTTAACCATGTGTTCTTGTTCAAACAAAGTTGAAAACTTGAAATACAAGAAACAGGTTTTACTATTGTATCATTTAGAAATGcaagccatttttttttttctacattggTATTCAAACTAATTGAATTATTTCTATAGGAATATCGAATAGATAAGATGTATTCTCGCTAAATTTTATCATTTAGATTTACGCTTTTGAAGGATCGTCAGCTTGGATTTAATTGTGTCGACTTTTTTTGATCAATGTCTGATATCTTGCTGcttatatgtataaaaaaaaaatcccaaattttattcctaaTCGAGTTCTTCGATTTTCCTGCTTCCTTCATTCCTGCGCGCCATAGTTTGGCGGCTTTTGCACTTTTACCTGAATATCAGCTATTACTACATGAAAAGCATGTTCTTATTATAGTGATCATTCTTGCAGTTTGCACGCATGTATCCGTTGGACCAAAAAGACCTAGCACCGGCCCTTCGCCCAATAGAATTTGGTGTTCCTATACCACCCGGTGTCGAGGTCGAGAAATCTGCGAGGGACTATACTCCACCTCAATATCTTACGCTCCTTTTCACCGATCTCGGCGCCCTAACTCCATCTGTCGTAAGTGATGAACTTATTCAACTGTACCTATGAATCGTGTCTTCGGAATCCGACTGCTATGTTATGCTTTGTATTGTAAAAACTGGGTTTCGAAACTATATTCATTTCAAAGAAAGGGAGTGAAATGAATGGAGAGAGTATATTTTGTATTAGAAAACCAACAAAATAGGGATGAAGCcatgtattttatttaatttttgttctgATATCATATGGCTCTGCATGTAAAACATTTTGCAGTGTTTTGGTCCGCACCTTGGCAATGTAAAATTGATTTGAAAACATTTCGGGATTTGTCGCGCTCTTTTTCGGTTGGTTATTATGACTTTTCTGATGTTTTTATCATTCTTTCTGAGTCCAAATGCCAGATATTTGTTCAGGTTATGTGTTGAGCATTAGCAGGTTTTCAATTACCATTTCTATATTGGTGGTGGGATGAGTTATTCAGGATGCTTTTTAAGAATCCTAAGAATATCCTcgacatacatacatacatacatacatacatatgtatccggctactatactattatgagtacgatcgccctcgtactcataagttgttttcgatgatagagcttctgaatctacgatccacaccgttaaacgttatctagagcatttgaaacatctataaattaaattttataatttttcgacatcatttatcttacgatcaaaagctcacaaaattgacaatttttaacggctggtatggaatatttgctagtttaacggtgcaaaagaatcggaataagttgaatttttgatagaaaattctattcactatctagataaagatcaataactctgatcttaaattgaagaaggatccgatcatctatttttaaaacatcgttcgattttgaccgttcattttatgcccgcttgatggattttattatgatttcgaaaaattacgaaatttattttctagaagtttcaaatactttagatcatatttaacggagtggatcgtcgattcgaaagctctattatcgaaaacaacttatgagtaccgaagggtccaatactcataatagtatagtagccccactctctctctttctctctctctctctctctctctctctctatatatatatatattgtaaatatAGATCTAAATCTTATACCCGTTGCATCATAGGATTTTCGAAAACTCATTTGGATTGctctttttataaaatatatatgttgtttAGATTGCAAACCATGAGTAACAGAGAAGGTTAAGTTAAAGAGATATGAGTTTGTTGTTATATATACAAACTTTTTAGaatactagttgaatgtacgtgcaaatgcacgtaacaattattataatttattttaaatcagtatacatttgcatattatatatattcaaaattttacaataaaaactatatttataaattaatttgttatattttattagaaaatatttacaatatcttaccgtgttcttttatttatatatatatacatcaaacatttttatatactttttgatttttgataaatcaaatttaagtatgtgttttaaattaaagcatagaaatttatttactttaaaatttaaattttaattttgatccactgtaacaaaaaaattaattgttgattcaaatttgatataaaaaattaattaaatttaatttataatttaaactcaaattttaattttaatgtaaaatagattaatagaaatgctatttttttaacaaattgatcatagccatttatttttgtttgagatattttttaacaaattgattataaacgtaggattgaatttataaatggataggaatgctatttttatataaattgatcatagctgttcttttttgaaatatttttttaacaaattaatcataaccatttataGGGAATAGATTTCAATATTTAGTAGAGATTttatagattgatcataaccgttcgttcttatttgagatatttttaacaaaaaaaatcataatcattgatagggaatatttttttattcttttttggattctgtctgtcattgt
Coding sequences:
- the LOC109719882 gene encoding translation initiation factor eIF-2B subunit alpha-like, with amino-acid sequence MWRRSASFVVDKRYYQHDELPLAMDPQNPNPNPNPNANPLSAYYLTRAEHHAVVTSDWLAQAQAAVGRHPSPPPPPETIAGGGGGKERGFGVIDEFNYWRKKPDLAEAVAAIMALAAVIRSSEATTMMELEIELKTASDTLKSWDTTSISLSAGCDLFMRYVTRTSALEYEDFDAAKRRLIERGEKFGEISLKARRTIAMLCQDFIFDGCTILVHGFSRVVLEVLKLAASNRKLFRVLCTEGRPDRTGLRFSNELSALGVPVKLLIDSAVAYAMDEVDMVFVGADGIVESGGIINMMGTYQIALVAHSMNKPVYVAAESYKFARMYPLDQKDLAPALRPIEFGVPIPPGVEVEKSARDYTPPQYLTLLFTDLGALTPSVVSDELIQLYL